Proteins from one Salaquimonas pukyongi genomic window:
- a CDS encoding NAD-binding protein: protein MLKTMGRRILHTGDLGSASVLKVITNYLATANLITCCEALVTAKAAGMDLNTAYEAIAISSGTSFVHETESQVILNGSRDINFTMDLVKKDIGLFQAVADRAGVPLEMNPLMISIFDDAIARYGEREFSPNIIRRLEEATGLDIRAPGFPAEMTDDEPEEPGYEVIPKGRAQGL from the coding sequence CGGAGACCTGGGTTCGGCTTCCGTTCTCAAAGTGATTACCAACTACCTTGCAACGGCCAATCTGATCACCTGCTGCGAGGCGCTGGTAACTGCCAAGGCCGCCGGCATGGACCTCAACACCGCCTATGAGGCGATTGCCATCAGTTCCGGCACCTCCTTTGTCCATGAAACGGAAAGCCAGGTCATCCTCAATGGCAGCCGCGACATCAATTTCACCATGGACCTGGTCAAGAAGGATATCGGCTTGTTTCAGGCCGTTGCGGACCGTGCCGGGGTGCCGCTGGAAATGAACCCGCTGATGATCAGCATATTCGATGATGCCATCGCCCGTTATGGGGAGCGCGAGTTTTCACCGAACATCATCCGCAGGCTGGAAGAAGCGACCGGGCTCGACATCCGTGCACCCGGATTTCCGGCGGAGATGACGGACGACGAACCCGAGGAGCCAGGGTACGAGGTGATACCGAAGGGACGTGCGCAAGGTTTGTGA
- a CDS encoding HalD/BesD family halogenase: protein MTQSAEELIDLERYPIDQPQSDGGKQLIAGMRSRLDVDGCAVLKGFVHADALAGLVAEADRAVPNAHMSKNRTNAYFTQDRPDLPQDHPVRRFYDRSNAFIPADNFGPGSGLRAIYEYPHFAPFIRQCLGEEAARFFPYADPLADVIVNMADAGNGFPWHFDTNNYTVTLALQNAEAGGEFEYAPNIRLNSDGGDENFSEVARVLDDQSKLVKTLVLEPGDLQIFKGRYSLHRVAPLKGNRRRYVAIFSYVEEPGMVGSVERTMQLYGKTLPIHHEREGKRADAYLD from the coding sequence ATGACACAATCTGCCGAAGAGCTCATCGACCTTGAGCGCTACCCGATCGATCAGCCGCAAAGCGATGGCGGAAAGCAGTTGATCGCCGGGATGCGCAGCAGGCTCGATGTCGATGGCTGCGCCGTGCTCAAGGGGTTCGTACATGCTGATGCCCTGGCTGGCCTGGTGGCAGAAGCCGACCGGGCAGTGCCCAATGCACATATGTCCAAAAACCGGACCAATGCCTATTTCACCCAGGATCGGCCCGACCTGCCGCAGGACCATCCGGTGCGCAGGTTTTACGACCGTTCCAACGCCTTCATACCGGCTGACAATTTCGGACCGGGCTCGGGACTTCGGGCAATTTATGAATATCCGCATTTTGCGCCGTTCATTCGTCAGTGCCTGGGCGAGGAAGCCGCGCGCTTTTTTCCCTATGCCGATCCCCTGGCCGATGTGATCGTCAACATGGCGGATGCGGGCAATGGTTTCCCCTGGCATTTCGACACCAACAACTACACGGTAACGCTGGCCCTGCAGAATGCCGAAGCGGGTGGCGAATTCGAGTATGCGCCAAATATCCGCTTGAATTCTGACGGGGGTGATGAAAATTTCTCCGAGGTGGCACGGGTGCTGGACGATCAGTCAAAGCTTGTCAAAACCCTGGTGCTGGAGCCGGGGGACTTGCAGATTTTCAAGGGGCGTTACTCGCTGCACCGGGTGGCGCCGCTGAAAGGGAACAGACGGCGCTATGTGGCGATCTTCTCCTATGTGGAGGAGCCGGGCATGGTAGGCAGCGTCGAGCGTACCATGCAGCTTTACGGCAAAACGCTGCCGATCCATCATGAGCGTGAGGGAAAGCGCGCTGACGCCTATCTCGATTAG
- a CDS encoding methylglyoxal synthase, translating into MAFDFIFMLTANDSTIPDARARLEDVLAGGARHIGFKDVGLPFEELKALAADIRAAGGRAYLEVVSLDEESELRSARAAIDLEVDCLLGGTRAATVAPLLRHHPIRYYPFPGEITGHPSVLAGTVEEIAKSARQLADLQTVHGLDLLAYRFDGDVPALMKAVCEATDKPVIMAGSIDQEDRIMAAAEAGAAGFTVGTAAFAETFPAAEKGLVSQVQAILAMTGRARQHSSAPKQIALVAHNNRKSHLTAWVGRHVDILKRHRIVCTGGTGTMLGKDRPELSIHRLQRGSHGGDQQLGALVATGELDAVIFFADPDSSGDFDLLALLRLAIQHDTPMACSPAAADMIVTATL; encoded by the coding sequence ATGGCGTTTGATTTCATCTTCATGCTGACGGCCAATGACAGCACCATCCCCGATGCCCGTGCGCGCCTGGAAGACGTGCTGGCAGGCGGTGCCCGGCATATCGGGTTCAAGGATGTCGGCCTGCCCTTCGAGGAGCTGAAGGCGCTTGCCGCCGATATTCGCGCTGCCGGCGGGCGGGCCTATCTGGAAGTGGTCAGCCTTGACGAGGAAAGCGAGCTACGCTCGGCCAGAGCCGCCATCGACCTGGAGGTCGACTGTCTTTTGGGCGGCACACGGGCGGCGACCGTTGCGCCCCTCCTGCGCCATCATCCGATCCGCTATTATCCTTTTCCCGGGGAGATCACCGGACACCCCAGCGTGCTTGCCGGAACGGTTGAGGAAATCGCCAAAAGCGCGCGACAATTGGCCGATCTTCAAACCGTGCACGGGCTTGACCTTCTCGCCTACCGGTTCGATGGCGACGTACCCGCACTGATGAAGGCTGTGTGTGAAGCGACTGACAAGCCGGTGATCATGGCAGGTTCCATCGACCAGGAAGACCGCATCATGGCAGCTGCCGAGGCCGGTGCAGCGGGCTTTACGGTCGGCACGGCGGCGTTTGCCGAAACCTTCCCTGCCGCTGAGAAGGGCCTCGTTTCCCAGGTCCAGGCCATTTTGGCAATGACCGGCAGGGCACGGCAGCATTCCTCCGCTCCCAAGCAGATCGCGCTGGTTGCCCATAACAACCGAAAATCCCATCTGACGGCATGGGTTGGCCGCCATGTCGATATTCTCAAACGCCACAGGATCGTCTGCACCGGCGGCACCGGCACCATGCTCGGCAAGGACAGGCCGGAACTTTCCATCCACCGCCTTCAGCGCGGATCCCATGGCGGCGACCAGCAACTGGGCGCCCTGGTGGCGACCGGCGAACTGGATGCGGTGATCTTCTTTGCCGACCCCGACAGTTCCGGCGATTTCGATCTGCTGGCGCTTCTTCGCCTTGCAATCCAGCATGATACGCCGATGGCCTGCAGTCCCGCGGCAGCGGACATGATCGTCACCGCCACATTGTAG
- a CDS encoding DUF599 domain-containing protein, with protein sequence MTNALAALTTADHFALAAFFGIWLAFEVLTQHTSLKHKSLSGMMAHKRREWMLVLAERELRIVDTSILNGLQHGTAFFASTSILAIGGCFALLGSADLVVEIYQDLPLDATPNRGIFELKVLGLTVLFVYSFFKFGWAFRLFNYCSILMGAVQQPESTPLEERRKQALQAAEMNIIASHHFTAGLRGIFFALGYLGWFVGPWVLIATTVSVVLVLARRQFLSKARAVLADEEIT encoded by the coding sequence GTGACCAACGCCCTTGCTGCGCTAACCACTGCCGATCACTTCGCGCTGGCTGCCTTTTTTGGCATCTGGCTGGCATTCGAAGTACTCACTCAACACACGTCCTTAAAGCACAAAAGCCTGTCCGGCATGATGGCGCACAAGCGGCGAGAATGGATGCTGGTGCTGGCGGAGCGGGAATTGCGGATCGTGGATACGTCAATTCTCAACGGTCTACAGCATGGCACGGCCTTTTTCGCCTCGACGTCCATTCTTGCCATCGGGGGCTGTTTCGCGCTGCTGGGATCGGCCGATCTGGTGGTGGAAATCTATCAGGACCTGCCACTCGATGCCACGCCGAACCGGGGCATATTCGAACTTAAAGTGCTTGGGTTGACGGTACTCTTCGTCTATTCCTTCTTCAAGTTCGGCTGGGCGTTCCGGTTGTTCAACTATTGCTCCATTCTGATGGGCGCCGTTCAGCAGCCGGAAAGTACGCCGCTGGAAGAGCGCCGCAAACAGGCGCTGCAGGCGGCGGAAATGAACATCATCGCCAGCCATCATTTTACCGCCGGTCTGCGCGGCATTTTCTTCGCGCTCGGCTATCTTGGCTGGTTCGTCGGTCCATGGGTGCTGATAGCCACCACGGTGTCCGTTGTGCTGGTGCTGGCAAGGCGGCAATTCCTGTCCAAGGCCAGAGCCGTTCTGGCAGATGAGGAAATCACATGA
- the ychF gene encoding redox-regulated ATPase YchF, which produces MGFKCGIVGLPNVGKSTLFNALTKTAAAQAANYPFCTIEPNTGEVAVPDSRLKQIAEIAGSKEVIPTRISFVDIAGLVRGASKGEGLGNQFLANIREVDAIVHVLRCFEDDDITHVEGRIDPVADADTIETELMLADLESLERRADQTRKKATGKDKEALTVLPMMEAALKLLQDGKPVRLLLDGIAAEDLKILKGLNLLTSKPVLYVCNVAEEDAANGNAQSEAVAQMALGQGAETVVISAAIEEEIAQMPEEEQPEFLEMNGLSESGLDRLIAAGYRLLDLITYFTAGPKETRAWTVRRGSKAPQAAGVIHTDFEKGFIRAQTIAYDDYIALGGEQGAKEAGKARDEGKEYVVQDGDVMLFKFNT; this is translated from the coding sequence ATGGGTTTTAAATGCGGCATTGTGGGCCTGCCCAACGTAGGCAAATCCACGCTTTTCAATGCGCTCACCAAGACGGCGGCGGCACAGGCTGCCAACTATCCCTTCTGCACCATCGAGCCAAACACAGGCGAAGTGGCCGTGCCCGACAGCCGCTTGAAGCAGATTGCCGAAATCGCCGGATCGAAGGAAGTCATCCCGACCCGCATTTCCTTTGTCGACATCGCCGGCCTGGTGCGCGGCGCGTCCAAGGGAGAAGGCCTGGGCAACCAGTTCCTCGCCAACATCCGCGAGGTCGATGCCATCGTTCATGTGTTGCGCTGTTTCGAGGATGACGACATCACCCATGTAGAAGGGCGCATTGATCCGGTAGCCGATGCCGACACCATCGAAACCGAACTGATGCTTGCCGATCTGGAATCGCTGGAACGCCGCGCAGACCAGACCCGCAAAAAGGCGACCGGCAAGGACAAGGAAGCCCTGACCGTTCTGCCGATGATGGAGGCGGCGCTGAAACTGCTGCAGGATGGCAAGCCGGTACGCCTGCTGCTCGACGGCATTGCGGCTGAAGACCTCAAGATTCTAAAGGGCCTGAACCTGCTGACTTCCAAGCCGGTGCTCTATGTCTGCAACGTGGCGGAAGAAGATGCCGCAAACGGCAACGCCCAATCTGAAGCCGTTGCGCAGATGGCATTGGGACAAGGCGCGGAAACCGTTGTCATTTCAGCGGCCATCGAAGAGGAAATCGCCCAGATGCCGGAAGAAGAACAACCGGAGTTTCTGGAAATGAACGGCTTGAGCGAATCCGGCCTCGACCGGCTGATTGCTGCCGGATACCGTCTGCTCGATCTCATAACCTATTTTACCGCCGGCCCCAAGGAAACCCGTGCCTGGACCGTCAGGCGCGGCTCGAAGGCGCCACAGGCAGCGGGCGTCATCCACACCGATTTCGAAAAGGGTTTCATCCGTGCCCAGACAATCGCCTATGACGACTACATCGCGCTGGGCGGCGAACAGGGCGCCAAGGAAGCTGGCAAGGCCCGCGACGAAGGCAAGGAATACGTCGTCCAGGACGGCGACGTGATGCTGTTCAAGTTCAATACATAA